Proteins from one Telopea speciosissima isolate NSW1024214 ecotype Mountain lineage chromosome 1, Tspe_v1, whole genome shotgun sequence genomic window:
- the LOC122661651 gene encoding protein FAR1-RELATED SEQUENCE 5-like, with amino-acid sequence MEDVNDALVSKELQDLEYGIPFVNMKFDSDEQAYVFYNSYARKTGFSIRKGLLERTRKSILRKRTFQCSKEGFRRVNKRIHVRKSCPNTRTGCKARMVVKFTKDGRELKDGDIQVVLRYLENKHLEDPMFFYSVQADKEGEMTNFFWVDVRSVEDYFFGDVVSFDTTYKTNKYGQSFALFIGVNHHRQTVFFGAALLLDETTKSYI; translated from the exons ATGGAGGATGTTAATGATGCACTTGTTTCGAAGGAACTTCAAGATTTAGAATATGGGATTCCTTTCGTCAATATGAAGTTTGATTCAGATGAACAAGCATATGTTTTCTATAATTCATATGCGCGAAAAACTGGTTTTAGCATTCGGAAAGGGTTATTAGAAAGAACGAGAAAAAGTATTCTCAGGAAAAGAACATTTCAATGCTCAAAAGAAGGTTTTCGAAGAGTAAATAAGCGGATCCATGTGAGGAAGAGTTGTCCAAATACAAGAACTGGATGTAAAGCACGAATGGTGGTTAAATTCACAAAGGATGGA AGGGAGCTTAAAGATGGAGATATTCAAGTAGTATTGAGGTATTTGGAAAACAAGCATTTAGAAGATCCAATGTTCTTTTACAGTGTGCAAGCTGACAAAGAAGGtgaaatgacaaattttttttgggtggatgtAAGGTCAGTTGAAGACTACTTCTTTGGTGATGTCGTTTCCTTTGATACAACATATAAGACAAACAAATATGGTCAGTCATTTGCACTATTTATCGGTGTGAACCATCATCGGCAAACTGTTTTTTTCGGTGCTGCATTGCTTTTGGATGAAACGACAAAATCTTATATCTGA